In Candidatus Bathyarchaeia archaeon, the following are encoded in one genomic region:
- a CDS encoding radical SAM protein: MSKRQADNGKIILTADRTLMSDYHKNIFLGFGTCAPPNFLPDWFYSWLFFPPIKTKKGIPEAAPYGLRKVEAQLLSEGFDVLTVSPLHVGEYIDEAKVLGIHVMDPFGLGPASTTFAFVLKKEPYLAQHFRALLATPEIREAKKRGLKIIVGGQGVWQFLHRPKFVEEYGIDCIISGEAEKVVGKIFRAALNDEPLPKYYESTVEETPSLDEIPDIMKPSVDGLVEIGRGCCRGCQFCSVTLRPLRWYPIEKVLREIDVNMESGYTKGVALHAEDVMLYGSKNTIPNDEKLIELHEVIAKKCEGVGWSHCSLAAVAAKPKLLSKISEIILQKQAWWGAEVGIETGSGRLAKKIMPAKAHPFKPEEWPEVVRTGMGLMHDNKLVPACTLIVGSPEETEDDLVKTVELMDDLKGVRSLIVPLFFVPMGRLKNEDWFKETEMTELHKELLLKCLNHGLYWINELIDMSFTDKWYRRVIRHFYRLFAGVVKYKVRKAGIV; encoded by the coding sequence TTGTCAAAGAGACAAGCAGACAATGGCAAAATAATATTGACCGCTGACCGAACCTTGATGAGTGATTACCATAAAAACATATTCTTAGGGTTCGGAACATGTGCTCCACCAAACTTTCTTCCCGACTGGTTTTACAGTTGGCTCTTTTTCCCGCCGATTAAGACAAAAAAAGGCATTCCCGAAGCTGCGCCGTATGGCTTGCGGAAGGTTGAGGCTCAACTTTTAAGCGAAGGTTTTGATGTTTTGACAGTGTCGCCGTTGCACGTGGGCGAGTACATTGACGAAGCGAAGGTTTTAGGAATTCATGTGATGGACCCATTTGGATTGGGTCCAGCTTCAACCACTTTCGCTTTTGTTTTGAAAAAAGAACCGTATCTTGCACAGCATTTTCGCGCGTTGTTGGCTACCCCGGAAATTAGAGAAGCCAAAAAACGTGGGTTAAAGATTATTGTTGGCGGTCAAGGTGTTTGGCAGTTTTTGCATCGTCCAAAGTTCGTTGAAGAGTATGGGATAGACTGCATAATTTCTGGTGAAGCTGAAAAAGTTGTTGGGAAAATCTTTAGGGCTGCCTTGAATGATGAGCCGCTTCCTAAATATTATGAATCTACTGTTGAAGAAACGCCGAGTCTTGATGAGATACCCGATATTATGAAGCCTTCAGTTGATGGTTTAGTGGAAATTGGTCGTGGATGTTGCCGAGGATGCCAATTCTGCAGTGTGACTTTGCGTCCTTTACGTTGGTACCCAATTGAGAAGGTACTGCGCGAGATAGATGTGAACATGGAAAGTGGCTACACGAAAGGCGTGGCGCTTCATGCGGAGGACGTTATGCTTTACGGCTCCAAAAACACTATTCCAAACGATGAAAAACTTATAGAGCTTCATGAAGTGATTGCCAAAAAATGCGAGGGTGTGGGTTGGAGTCACTGTTCGCTTGCTGCAGTGGCGGCTAAACCGAAGCTTCTGTCGAAAATTTCTGAAATTATTCTGCAGAAGCAGGCGTGGTGGGGTGCTGAGGTAGGGATAGAGACGGGTTCTGGAAGACTTGCTAAGAAAATTATGCCCGCGAAAGCACATCCGTTCAAGCCGGAAGAGTGGCCGGAAGTTGTGCGTACTGGTATGGGGTTGATGCATGATAATAAGCTGGTTCCGGCGTGCACGCTTATTGTGGGTTCTCCGGAAGAAACTGAGGACGACTTGGTTAAAACCGTGGAGCTGATGGATGACCTCAAAGGGGTTAGAAGTTTGATTGTACCGTTGTTTTTTGTGCCTATGGGTAGGTTGAAGAATGAGGATTGGTTTAAGGAGACGGAGATGACGGAGCTGCACAAAGAGCTTTTGCTTAAGTGTTTGAATCATGGCTTGTACTGGATAAACGAGTTAATTGACATGTCGTTTACTGATAAATGGTATAGGCGTGTAATTCGGCATTTCTACAGACTTTTTGCGGGAGTAGTCAAGTATAAAGTGAGAAAGGCTGGAATAGTTTAG
- the pyrI gene encoding aspartate carbamoyltransferase regulatory subunit, with protein MELRVSKIKDGTVIDHITGGHALDVVKILGITGKEKGTLTIAVNVPSKRLKTKDIVKIEGRELKPQELHKIALLAPHATINIIRDYGVVKKFEVKLPKLIENIVKCANPACISNSNEPVQAKFYVECEEPLLLKCHYCGYIMEKKDVLQQF; from the coding sequence ATGGAATTGCGTGTTTCTAAAATTAAGGATGGCACTGTTATTGACCATATTACTGGCGGTCACGCGTTGGATGTTGTTAAGATTTTGGGGATTACTGGGAAGGAGAAGGGGACGCTTACTATTGCAGTTAATGTGCCGAGTAAACGTCTAAAAACGAAGGATATTGTTAAGATTGAGGGTAGAGAGTTGAAGCCCCAGGAACTGCATAAGATTGCTTTGTTGGCGCCTCATGCGACTATTAATATTATTCGTGACTATGGTGTTGTTAAAAAGTTTGAGGTTAAGTTGCCAAAGCTCATCGAGAATATTGTTAAATGTGCTAACCCGGCTTGCATAAGTAATAGTAATGAGCCTGTTCAAGCTAAGTTTTATGTAGAGTGTGAGGAGCCTTTGCTTTTGAAGTGTCATTATTGTGGTTATATTATGGAGAAGAAGGATGTTCTTCAACAGTTTTAG
- a CDS encoding pyruvate ferredoxin oxidoreductase subunit gamma encodes MMEVRWHGRGGQGAWTASELLARAAIHEGKYIQSFPEFGPERMGAPVTAFTRISTEPIKIHCAVYNPDIVAVIDPTLLKTVPVTEGLSEEGTIIVNSKDAPTEIRKILNSNKGKVWAVPATEIAIKILGMPIGNTAMLGAVARITEIVKLESIEKVVKERFRKDLAEKNFAVIKEAYEEVKSE; translated from the coding sequence ATCATGGAAGTTAGATGGCACGGAAGAGGCGGCCAAGGAGCATGGACAGCAAGCGAATTACTGGCACGTGCGGCTATTCATGAAGGAAAATACATTCAATCTTTTCCTGAGTTTGGTCCAGAAAGAATGGGCGCGCCAGTCACAGCGTTTACAAGAATAAGCACTGAACCAATAAAGATTCACTGTGCAGTTTACAATCCAGACATAGTAGCCGTAATCGACCCAACACTACTGAAAACTGTCCCGGTCACTGAAGGACTAAGCGAAGAAGGAACAATCATAGTTAACTCGAAAGACGCTCCAACAGAAATTAGAAAAATACTCAACTCCAATAAAGGTAAGGTGTGGGCTGTCCCCGCAACAGAAATAGCAATAAAAATTTTGGGAATGCCCATAGGCAACACAGCCATGCTCGGAGCCGTGGCACGCATTACGGAAATTGTCAAATTAGAAAGCATTGAAAAAGTCGTTAAAGAACGCTTCAGAAAAGACCTTGCCGAGAAAAATTTTGCAG
- a CDS encoding PRC-barrel domain-containing protein, giving the protein MVKQEKAVTKDMLVGMQVIDAEGHIIGTVKDVAFMVGKMGISLYVEGKKGGESRNITWEEVQAVGDFIILKPEQPQEAPPIQQAPQVCPTCKGPLTFVPQYQRWYCYKCKKYA; this is encoded by the coding sequence ATGGTTAAACAGGAAAAAGCAGTCACAAAAGACATGCTCGTCGGAATGCAAGTCATAGACGCGGAAGGACACATAATCGGAACAGTAAAAGATGTCGCTTTTATGGTTGGAAAAATGGGCATATCATTATACGTGGAAGGCAAGAAAGGAGGCGAAAGCCGAAACATCACATGGGAAGAAGTCCAAGCAGTCGGCGACTTCATAATATTAAAACCAGAACAACCCCAAGAAGCTCCTCCCATTCAGCAAGCCCCACAGGTTTGCCCAACATGTAAAGGTCCGCTCACCTTTGTTCCGCAATATCAGCGTTGGTACTGCTACAAATGCAAAAAGTATGCATAA